The Geoglobus acetivorans genome window below encodes:
- a CDS encoding formate C-acetyltransferase/glycerol dehydratase family glycyl radical enzyme: MDRISVLVSNVQKPARLSIERAVLYTESMKESEGEPMPVRQAKALRHVLENIPIQILPGEIVVGTMLPDPPGAILFPEGVGLRIINDLESLPERESNRLMVSEEDARVLVEEIAPYWESRNIEAFASRLMPDIMEVMLSGSLFVLTELAGISHVAVNYPYLLRRGFRWFVEESERRIAEIRESGCEDARKLVFYEAAKIAAEGIIRFAERYAELARKMAEDEDDESRREELLKVAEICEKVPAKPPESFHEAVQFVWFVQCALHQENYEQGISMGRIDQYLLPYYLRDVREGRLSKREAFEILANLWVKPNEIVPPFDSLLELYFSGQATNQALTIGGVDSSGNDATNELSYLMLEVTEAVPLRQPNVHVRVSSKTPDDFLRKLAEIIAEGKNNVGIFNDETVFRALRFAGVEEGDAWNYSTVGCVEISPFGNAFTSSDAALINVAKALEYTLNSGQDMVFGYEFGVKSERSLKTLEDVITAFREQLAHIVGLVVTGSNILEYANACVKPTPLLSLCVEDCFERGMDVTEGGAKYNFTGIQAVGIADVADSLAAIEHALKKGYTLEEIIEACRSDFDGYEELQSILLSAPKYGNDGEADRYARMVLEMYCDEVARYRNFRGGRFTAGCYPMTTNVAFGFMTSALPSGRKQGTSLNSGVAPSTGMDREGVTAAIKSASKINYEKLSNGASFTVNLDSGILGSKGEGVIRALIRSFVELGGMHIQFNVLNENVLRKAQEEPEKYRWLLVRVAGWSAYFVELSRNVQDELIARISCRL, translated from the coding sequence ATGGACCGAATTTCTGTGCTTGTTTCCAATGTCCAGAAGCCTGCCAGATTGAGCATAGAAAGGGCTGTTCTCTACACCGAGTCCATGAAGGAGAGTGAAGGGGAACCTATGCCCGTAAGGCAGGCGAAGGCTTTGAGGCACGTTCTCGAGAACATCCCTATTCAGATTCTGCCTGGAGAGATTGTTGTCGGAACGATGCTTCCCGATCCTCCTGGGGCAATTCTTTTTCCGGAAGGCGTTGGTCTGAGGATAATAAACGACCTTGAAAGCCTCCCAGAGAGGGAGAGCAACCGGCTGATGGTGAGTGAGGAAGATGCGAGAGTTCTTGTGGAGGAAATAGCCCCGTACTGGGAGAGCAGGAACATTGAGGCCTTCGCGTCAAGGCTGATGCCGGATATAATGGAGGTCATGCTTTCAGGCTCGCTCTTCGTTCTCACGGAGCTGGCCGGAATATCGCATGTTGCCGTGAACTATCCCTATCTGCTCAGGAGGGGCTTCAGGTGGTTCGTGGAGGAGAGCGAGAGGAGAATAGCCGAGATCAGGGAGAGCGGGTGTGAAGATGCAAGAAAGCTCGTTTTTTACGAGGCCGCAAAAATCGCTGCTGAGGGGATAATCAGATTTGCTGAAAGGTATGCCGAGCTTGCGAGGAAGATGGCCGAGGACGAGGATGACGAGTCGCGGAGAGAGGAACTCCTGAAGGTTGCGGAGATCTGCGAGAAAGTTCCTGCTAAACCGCCAGAAAGCTTCCACGAGGCGGTGCAGTTCGTCTGGTTCGTTCAGTGCGCTCTCCATCAGGAGAACTACGAGCAGGGAATATCCATGGGCAGGATAGATCAGTATCTGCTGCCATACTACCTGAGGGATGTCAGGGAGGGGAGGCTCAGCAAAAGGGAAGCTTTCGAAATCCTCGCGAACCTGTGGGTGAAGCCCAACGAAATCGTTCCCCCATTCGACTCGCTCTTAGAGCTCTACTTCTCCGGACAGGCCACGAACCAGGCCCTGACGATTGGCGGTGTGGACAGCAGCGGTAATGATGCGACCAACGAGCTGTCATACCTCATGCTTGAGGTTACCGAGGCAGTCCCCCTGAGGCAGCCCAACGTCCACGTCAGGGTAAGCTCGAAAACTCCCGACGACTTTCTGAGGAAGCTTGCCGAAATCATAGCCGAGGGGAAGAACAACGTGGGAATATTCAATGACGAGACAGTCTTCAGAGCGCTCAGGTTTGCGGGGGTTGAGGAGGGCGATGCGTGGAACTACTCCACGGTTGGCTGTGTGGAGATCTCACCGTTCGGAAATGCCTTCACGTCGAGCGATGCCGCGCTGATAAACGTTGCAAAGGCTCTGGAGTATACTCTCAACAGCGGGCAGGACATGGTCTTCGGCTACGAGTTTGGCGTGAAGTCTGAGAGAAGCCTGAAAACCCTTGAGGACGTGATCACCGCATTCAGGGAGCAGCTCGCCCACATCGTGGGGCTTGTCGTTACAGGCTCTAACATTCTTGAGTATGCGAACGCCTGCGTGAAGCCGACACCCCTGCTCTCCCTCTGCGTAGAGGACTGCTTTGAGAGGGGTATGGATGTAACCGAGGGAGGGGCGAAGTACAACTTCACCGGAATTCAGGCTGTGGGCATTGCGGATGTTGCTGACTCTCTTGCTGCAATAGAGCATGCGCTGAAGAAGGGCTACACGCTTGAGGAAATCATAGAGGCATGCAGGAGCGACTTTGATGGGTATGAGGAGCTGCAATCAATCCTGCTCAGCGCTCCCAAGTATGGGAATGATGGCGAGGCTGACAGGTACGCGAGGATGGTTCTTGAGATGTACTGCGATGAGGTTGCAAGGTACAGAAACTTCAGGGGCGGGAGGTTCACCGCTGGCTGCTATCCGATGACCACAAACGTGGCCTTCGGTTTCATGACCTCTGCACTGCCATCGGGCAGGAAGCAGGGAACGAGCCTGAACAGCGGAGTAGCTCCATCAACGGGAATGGACAGGGAGGGTGTGACGGCGGCGATAAAGTCCGCGAGCAAGATCAACTACGAGAAGCTCTCGAACGGGGCATCTTTTACGGTCAACCTTGACTCCGGAATCCTCGGGAGCAAGGGAGAGGGTGTGATCAGGGCACTAATCAGGAGCTTCGTCGAGCTCGGAGGAATGCACATCCAGTTCAACGTTCTTAACGAAAACGTGCTGAGGAAGGCTCAGGAGGAGCCTGAGAAGTACAGGTGGCTGCTCGTCAGGGTTGCAGGTTGGAGTGCTTACTTCGTGGAGCTTTCGAGAAACGTTCAGGACGAACTGATCGCAAGGATCTCCTGCAGGCTGTGA